From the genome of Fundidesulfovibrio putealis DSM 16056:
GCCAGCTTCTCGTACAGGGGATACAGGAGCGTCTCTTCCCGGCTGATGCGCCTCTTGACTATGGCTATGATCTTGCCGAGCTCGCGCGCGTAGTCCATGCCCAGGGCCATCTTGTCGGCGTTGCCGATGAAGGCGACCACATCCTTGGTGAGCGACTCCATCTCGGACGTGAAGTCGCCGACGGTCTTTTCCGTGGATGCGTTGTCGAGGGAACACTTCCTCATTTCAGGATACAGTCTGGTGTTTTCCTTGTTCAGGTGCGCGACGAGCAGCGCCTTGCACTCAAGAAGCTTGATCCGTCCCGCGCACGTGCCCCAGCCCAGCTCCTGTGCTTCCTGAAGCGTTCCCAGAAGCTTTTGGTGGTCCTTTTTCAGGTCGTCTATGAATGTGCTCATTGGAGCCTCCTTCGCGTTGGTGCGGTCAGAAATGACTCCGAAAACCGATACGAGGTATGATGTGCGTCACATTCCATTCAACGGCCGGATGCCCGATGCTTGCTTAGCCGAAAGACTCAGGGCGGACGCTTGGCGGCGTTTGTCTTTTCCCTTGCCATCCCGTCGGAAGGGGCGTTTCATCCCTCCCCCTGTCGGCAGGCCGACAGCGCATCGCGTCGCCAGAGCGTAGGCTCTGGCGTTCTCAGTTTGACGGAGGGAAAAGAATGTCCCGGATGATTACGGCCAAGACCGCGCGCCGCGCCGCGCAGTACGTTGTCGCGGCAGGCTGCGTCTATGCGGGCTGGCAGTTCATGCGTTTCCTGGAGTGGACCATAAATCCGCAGGCAGCTTTCGTGCCGCGTCCGGCTGGGATCGAGGCTTTCCTGCCCATAGCGGCCCTCATGGGCCTCAAGAACCTGATCCTTGCCGGAGCCTACGATCCTGTTCATCCTGCCGGGCTGACCATCCTGTTGGCGGCCATGGCCTGCTCCTTTCTGTTTCGCAAGAGCTTCTGCGGGTTCGTGTGCCCGGTGGGCCTGGTGTCGGACCTTGTGGGCGAGGCCGGAAAGCGTCTGAAGCTGGGCCGCAGCGTCCCAAAACTTGCCGACAGGCTGGCAGGCGCGGTCAAATACCTGCTGCTGGGCTGTTTCCTGGTGTCCATCGGAGTGCTCATGGACCCGGCAACCACGCGCCAGTTCATGACCAGCGCCTATAACCTCACTGCCGACGCCCATCTGTTGAAGCTCTTCCTGCATCCCTCCAATACCTTCCTGGCAGTGCTGGGCGTGTTGCTGGCTACGGGCCTGTTCTTCCGCAACGCCTGGTGCCGCTGGCTCTGTCCGTATGGCGCACTATTGGGGCTTCTGGGCCGGGTGGGGCCGTGCTCCGTGAAGCGTGATGACGACACGTGCGACGGCTGCGGGCGCTGCCGACGCGCCTGCCCCATGGACATCGCGCCGGGAGCCGCCGCGCGCTCGCCCCAGTGCGTGGCCTGCGGCCAGTGCGTCGAGGCCTGTCCCAGGGAGTATACCCTCAGCCTGCGGTTTCTGAACCGGCCCGTATCGCGCTTTACGGGGCTGGTGGGCGGGGTGGGGCTGTTCGGGGCCGTGTGCGTCTCGGCCATGGCCCTGGGCGGCTGGGAATCCGGCCTTCCCGTTGCCATGCTGCGCTCGCTCTACGCCTCGGTGATGCGCTGAGCTGCTCCAGCGTCAGGTTTGCTCCGTTGCGTGGGCGTCTGGTGCTGCGCAAGTGGTATCAGGACAATCCGCCATCGCGGATTACATGAACGCGTATAGTATTTGCGTGTGAATCTGGCGCTTTCCCAGTGGTGCGTGGCGTGATATGTCGGCATCAGACACGAAACCACGTCGAAGGAGCGAATTATGCCCCAGATCGAATACGAAACCGCCGGAGCCGAAGCCATTGACCTCATCGCCCCCATGTGGGAGCAGCTGAACGCCTATCAGGCCGTGTGTTGCAAGGATTTCGGCGACGCCTTCAAGGGCCGCACCATCGATTCGCGCAAAAAACGCTGGGTAGCCTCCGGGGCGAACGGGCTGCGGGTGCGGCTGGTGAAGTCGGACGGCGTGCTGGTGGGCTACTGCCTGAGCTTCATCGATGACGGCATGAACGGCACGCTGGAATCGCTCTTCGTGGACGACTCCATGCGCGGCAAAGGCATCGGGCTGGCCCAGGCAAAGGACTCTCTCGATTGGTTCGCATCCAAAGGGACCAAGACCGAGAACCTCGAGGTCACAGCTGGCAACGACAACGCCAGGGCCTTCTACGACAAGCTGGGGTTCAGGCCCTTCAAGACCACGATGCGGCTGAAGAAATAGATCGAAGCTTACCGATTGGTTATCGGTAGAGTCCGGGAGGCTGTTTGAGGTCCAGGTGCATCTCCACTACTTCGTCGTCGGTGTTGCGCCAGACCTCGAACCCCACCTTTTCGGCCAAACCCTGCATGCCCTTGTTCTCCAGCAGGGCCTGCCCGGTGATTGCGCCGGTGCCCCGGCTGCGGCAGTAGCCGATGATCTTCTCCATGAGCAGCCGCCCAAGGCCCTGGCCCTTCTGGTCGGAGCGCACGATGATGGCGAACTCGGCCGTGCTGTTGTCCGGCTTGGCCGAGGCGCGCACCACGCCCAGGGTCTCGGGGATGCCGTCCTCATTGGGGGCGGTGGCGATGAAGGCCATCTCGCGCTCGTAGTCGATCTGGGTGAGCCGCGCCATCTCCATGTGGGAGAGTTCGCGCACCACGCCGAAAAACCTGAAGCGCAGGTCCTCGGGCGAGAGGTGCTTGAAGAATTCGTGGTGGGCCGGTTCGTCCTCGGGCCGGATGGGCCGCACCAGGATCTCGCGCCCGTTCTTCAGGACGGCGGGCTGCTCCAGCTCCTTGGGGTAGGGGCGGATGGCCAGCCGGTCCTGCCCGGCGGCGGTGGCGTCGGCCACGCGGATGCGCGCGCCCAGCACCGCGACCCCCTGGCTGTCCGCGAACAGGGGGTTGATGTCGATCTCCTGGATCTGCGGGATGTCGATCACCAACTGGGCCACCTGGATGATGGTCAGGCTGATGGCGTCGATGTCCGCCGGGGGCCTGCCCCCGAAGCCGCGCAGGAATGCCGACACGCGGGTGCGGCTGATGAGGTCGCGCGCCAGGCTCATGTTGAGCGGCGGCAGCGCGATGGCCTTGTCCTGGGAGAGCTTCGCGGCAAGCCCGCCCTGTCCGAAGCGCAAAAACGGGCCGAAAACCGGGTCCACCTGGGCCTGCACCAGAAGCTCCTGCGCGCCCCGGCGTCCCATCTTCTGCACGATGAAGCCCTTGATGTCCGCCCCGAGCTCAAGTTTTCTCGCGCGGGCTTTTATGGCCTGGGCCGCCTGACGCAGCTCTTCGGCGTCCTCCACGTCCAGCACCACGCCGCCCACGTCGAAGGGCTGGGGGATGTCCG
Proteins encoded in this window:
- a CDS encoding 4Fe-4S binding protein; the protein is MSRMITAKTARRAAQYVVAAGCVYAGWQFMRFLEWTINPQAAFVPRPAGIEAFLPIAALMGLKNLILAGAYDPVHPAGLTILLAAMACSFLFRKSFCGFVCPVGLVSDLVGEAGKRLKLGRSVPKLADRLAGAVKYLLLGCFLVSIGVLMDPATTRQFMTSAYNLTADAHLLKLFLHPSNTFLAVLGVLLATGLFFRNAWCRWLCPYGALLGLLGRVGPCSVKRDDDTCDGCGRCRRACPMDIAPGAAARSPQCVACGQCVEACPREYTLSLRFLNRPVSRFTGLVGGVGLFGAVCVSAMALGGWESGLPVAMLRSLYASVMR
- a CDS encoding hemerythrin domain-containing protein encodes the protein MSTFIDDLKKDHQKLLGTLQEAQELGWGTCAGRIKLLECKALLVAHLNKENTRLYPEMRKCSLDNASTEKTVGDFTSEMESLTKDVVAFIGNADKMALGMDYARELGKIIAIVKRRISREETLLYPLYEKLAKAC
- a CDS encoding GNAT family N-acetyltransferase translates to MPQIEYETAGAEAIDLIAPMWEQLNAYQAVCCKDFGDAFKGRTIDSRKKRWVASGANGLRVRLVKSDGVLVGYCLSFIDDGMNGTLESLFVDDSMRGKGIGLAQAKDSLDWFASKGTKTENLEVTAGNDNARAFYDKLGFRPFKTTMRLKK